GCCCTCATTCTTGGGCAAATAGGCCGCCGAATACGTGAAAACGACGGCGCCAATGACCAGCGCCAACATAGCGAAGAAGATGCTCAACGCGTCCCCGCGGAGAGCAAAACTTACGTCGACGCCTGGTGCGATGAAATCACGCACCCAAGTGGCGTGGAAACTTAATTCCTCCCCGGCTGCAATGGCAGGAAATTCCTTGGCGATGAGGACCGCTGCAATAAGAAAAAGGCCAGCTAGTGGATAGCCTGCCTTTCGGTCAATAACCTTTACGGTTACCGGTGCCAAGATCACTGCCAGCGCCGCGAGGAGGACTGCATAAAGTAGCGTCACGAAATACTTGCCTCACGAACCTTGGTCTAGGTTTAATGCGAATTTCGCATTAAATACAGCCCTTTCAGGCTACCATTCCCGCCAAGGTCAAACCACATTGCAGCATTCCCCTACGCTACGTAAAAGGCAAGCACAACCGTCACAATTACGCTCGCAGGCAGAGAATTCACAGGCGCTCAGCAGGACTTATTCCCGCGCCAATTGCATAGGACTTTTTGCATAGTCTGCGAACCGACAGCGAGATGAGAGCGAAAAGAATTCGCGAGATTGTTGCACGCTATCACTCGCCCATGAAAACAAAGGACTCCCCCAGCACACCGTGGCGCACGTACGTGACACCTGATATGCAGGGGGAGTTGCAAGGTTGGCTGCTACTTCTCACCCAACAAAGCGTCGACGAAGCCTTCGACTTCGAATGGCGCGAGATCATCGGCACCTTCGCCCAAGCCCACAAGCTTGACTGGAACACCCAATTCTTCTTGTACCTGGAAGACGATTCCGCCCTTAGCGGTGCCGTCCAGCTTGGTGAGAACCACACCGGTGATATCTACTACCTCGCGGAAGATTCGTGCCTGCGTAAGGCCATTCTGCCCCACCGTGGCATCCAATACCAGCAGGACCTCGTCCACATCGGTCTTCTTTTCTACCACGCGCTTGACCTTGCCTAGCTGGTCCATCAAGTCCGTGGAGGTATGGAGGCGGCCTGCGGTGTCGACCAAAACCACATCTACTTGCTGTTCCACGCCGGTTGCTACCGCATCGAAGGCTACCGATGCTGGGTCAGCGCCTTCCTTGCCGCGCACGGTATCGGCGCCAACTCGACGGCCCCACGTCTCAAGCTGATCAGCGGCCGCAGCTCGGAAAGTATCGGCCGCGCCCAAAAGGACCTTATGGCCCATGGCTACTAGCACGCGAGCAAGCTTGCCGGTGGTTGTGGTCTTGCCGGTGCCATTGACACCGACGACCATTACGATTGCTGGCTTGCCCTCATTCGGCATGGCCTTAATGGAGCGATCCATCTCTGGGTGGCCTGCTTCAATCAGGCATTCGCGCAGCATGGCACGGGCTTCATCCTCGCTGGAAACTCCGCGCTCTGCAATCTTCTCGCGCAGGGAGTCAGTCACCTTCATCGTGGACTTGGTGCCCAAATCCGCCATGATGAGCGTGTCTTCGACTTCTTCCCAAGCTTCTTCATCCAAATCGCCTGCGGACAAAATTCCCATGAGCCCTTGGCCGATGGCATTTTGCGAGCGCGAAAGGCGCCCGCGCAAACGGCCAAGACGCCCACCGGCGGGGGCGATATCATCCTGCGGAGCTGGTGCTGGGGCAGGTTCGCCTGTTGGAACTTCGGTCTGTTCCTTGGCGGCTTCGGCTGCACCGGTTTGTGCCTCGGCAGCAGCTGCGGCTTCTTCGGCTTCCTCGCGGTCGTCCACCCGCTCCTCGATGTCTTCCGCATCATTGTCTTCAACAACCTCGTCGAAGACTGGGGACTCCTCTTCTACCTCGGCATTTTCCACGGGGACAACGTCTTCCGGCTCCTTTGCCTTTTCGGCAGCTGCCGGCTCTTCCGGCTTGGGTGCAGCTTCTGGCTGTCCAGCTGCTTCCGGGGCACGGTCCGCGTGCGATTCTTCGCTTTCCGACGCCCCAGCTGCCGCACCCGCTACGCCTGCCGCGCCAGCAGTCGTCGCCGCGGCCGCAGCGCCAGTTCCCTTAGACTGTGGTTTGTCTGTCTTATCAGCGGAAGATTCTGCCGCTTGCTTCTTCTCCTCCGCTGGCGCTTGGGCCTGGGCCTGCTTAGTAGGCTCTGCCGGCTTGTCGGTCTTCGCCGGCTTCCCCTGTTGAGGTGCCGGCTTGGTTTCTGGTTCCTCTGCCACCGACTTGTCTGCCATAGGCTTGTCGGCCACGGGCTTGTTTGCCGCGGCATCAGTCGTGGGCTGAGCAGACTGTGGCTTATCAGCCTGCGGCTTAGCCTGTGCCTGCGACTTTTCCTTAGACTGTGAGGTCTTGCCGCTGAGCTGCTCGTTGGCGATGGCGGTAGCATTCGGCTCTGCCTTAGCGGCCTGCTGCGACTGAGCGTGTTTTTCTGGGGCAGGCTTGTTCGCGCCGGGTTTGTCCGCCTGAACCGGGGCTTTCTGCGCTTCCTTAGCGCCGCCAGCAGGAGCGAATTTAAAGCCGGACTTGGCTTGATAGTTGCCGGACTTTTGCTCCTGGGTCAGCTGCTTCGGTTCTTCCTCAGCAGGCTTATCAAAGGACACCTTCTTGGCGTCGCCGCGCTTTTTGCCGATTACTACGAAAAGAATAATCAGCACGATGACGACGATCGCAATGCCGATCCATAACCATAAAGAATTCATGCCTCTATAGTGCCAGTCTTCTCAGCTCGCGGCACGTCAAACCCCCTCCTATAGCGGGAAGGGGTCCTGCGGGAAGTGGACGAGCCCCAGGTTACTTCCCCGCCTCGTCACCCCGGGGAGCATCTACACCCAAGCGAGTGGCATCCTCGCTGGCTTGCTCCGTTCCAGGGGCGCTGCCTGCGGGATTCATGCGCTGCGAAATCACGCGAGTAACACCATCGCCGCGCATGGTTACGCCATAGAGGACGTTGGCGACATCCATCGTCGGCTTTTGGTGCGTAATCACGATTAGCTGCGAGTCTTTACGCAGCTCCTCAAAGAGGGCAATGAGGCGGCGCAGGTTGACGTCATCAAGCGCTGCCTCAACCTCGTCCATGACATAGAACGGGCTGGGGCGGGCGCGGAAGATGGCTACCAGCATCGCAAGCGCAGTAAGTGACTTCTCGCCACCAGATAGCAAGGACAGGCGCTTGACTTTCTTGCCCGGTGGGCGCGCTTCCACCTCGATGCCGGTGGTGAGCATGTCCTCCGGCTCGGTGAGGATAAGGCGCCCCTCTCCACCGGGGAAAAGGGTCTGGAAAACCTTTGGAAACTCCGCTTCGACGTCGTGCCACGCATCGGTAAAAAGCTGCAAAATCTGCGCGTCTACATCCTCGATAACGCCCGCCAGATCCTTGCGGGCCTGGATGACATCCTCCAACTGAGTAGAAAGGAAGGAATAGCGCTCTTCCAAAGCCTTGTATTCTTCCAGCGCGAGCGGATTGACCTTGCCTAGTGAATTGAGGTCCTTTTCTGCTTGCTTCAAGCGCGCATTTTCCGCCCCGCGGTCGAAATCTTCGCCTGGAGTGTAGTCCTGCAAGAGATCCGAAATCGCAATGCCCAGCTGTTCCACAATCTTGGCCTCTGCTTCGTCTACACGCACCTGCGCCTGGGAGCGAGCAATTTCGGAGTCATGGGCGCGGTTGCTCAGCCGGTCCAGCTGCTGCCGCGCGGCCGATACGTGTTGCTTGACCTGCTGCAGCTGTGAGTTTAGGGAGGTGCGCTGCGCAAAGTAGTCATCGCGCTCAGAGGTCGCGCGCTCAAGCAGCTGCGCGGCGCGGGCGGCCAGATCGCGGGAATGCTTGGCTACCGCACCGGCCAATTCTCCCTGGGCTTTGCGCCGCGCCATGGCTTGCTCATGGCGGGCCTTGGCTTGGCGTTCATGCTGCGCTTGGCGACGCAATGCCTCCCCCTTCCCCGCTACCTGACCCACGTGGTCTTGGGCCGAGCGGGCTGCCACCTGCGCCTCCATTTCCATGGACTTGACCTGCTCTAGTGCTGCAGAGGCCTCGTCGCGCTCTGCCGAAGAAGGCTCGTCGGGTTGCTCGTCCGCATCGACGCGGGCGAGCCTATCGCGGGCGTCGGCAAGCTGCGTGCGGGCCTCGGTCAGCTTGACCTCGATCTCGGTCGCGCGCGCCGCGGCCTTCTCGTGCTCGTTCTTATTGGCCTCGTACTGCTTGAGCAGACGCTGGTGATCGCGCTTCCACGCATCAACTTCGGTATCGTGCTCGCGCAAGGCAGCCTTCGCCGAGGCTGCAGTCACGCGGGCATCCTCCGCCGCGATCTTCGCGCCCTCGAGCGTGCCGGATAGTTCTTCCAGCTCCTGCGTGGCGGATTCCAGCTGCTCCTCTGCCTCCGCGATGCGGGCGGAAACCTCGACCGTGGATGAGGCACCAGTGCCCACTTCTACCCAACCTTCACCCAGCACCACGCCGGATTCGGTGACGGCACGCAGGCGCGGATCCTCTGCCACCAGCTTTTTCGCCTCCGCGACATCGGAGACGAGCACGACATCCGCAAGGAGGCGGTGCAGCGCAGCGGATACCTCGGGGACCACCGCAATATGGTCGAGCAACCACGAGGTGCCTGCGGGCAAAGTCGCATCCACGCGCCAGGAAGAGGAGGGGGCGGCCACGGAGACGTCGATAAGCGCGGAGCGCGTGCCCTTTTCCAAGTCTGCAATCAGCTGGGCAGAAATCTCGCCGGCCTGGGCCTCTGCAAAAGCACCCAACGCGGCAGCTACCGCGGTCTCGTACTTGGTGGTAATGAACTCCGCCAACGGTTGGAAATGCTCGCCTACCTCAATCTTTTCCGGCGCAGTCTGAGCCAAGGTATCGATGCGGGAACGCAGGGTATAGACAGCGCGCTCACGCTCGCGCTGCTCGTCGCGAAGCTGCTCCAAACGCTTATCGGCCGCACCCGATTCACTGGCCGCCCGCACATGGGCTTCCTCAAGCGGCTCACGCTCGCCGGCCAAAGACTGCAGCTTATCCGCCACCTCATCGGCTTCCGCCTGGGCGGCTTGGGTGCGCTGCTTGGTAGAAGTCAGGGTCTCCTCTTGGCGCGCCAGCTCCTCTTCGGCCGAAGTAACCTGGCCTGCCGCCTTTTCCTCTGCGGCAATGAGGCGGACGACGCCCTCGCGCCTATCCGCAATGGCACGCAGCTGCGCCATGTGTTCGCGCTCCGCGGCCTCGAATGCCTCACGGCGCTCTGCTACCTCTTCGCGGATAGCCTCCAGGCGTTCCGCAGCCTCCTCCGCTGCGGCGAGAAGCTCTGCATGTTCTTCGTCCGCGCGGGCAGCCCGTGCCTCTAGGTCATCCGGATCCTGGCCAGAATAGGCCACCTGTGCGCCGGCATTGGCCGCTCGTTCCTCCGCGATGCGCTGGGTCGCGGAAATGCGCTCGGATAGCGTGGACAGGTCGAACCACAGTTTTTGAGCCGCCTCCGCCTGGGGGTTTACCTCCTCTAGCTGGGCTTCCACTTCTAGCTGCGAACCTGTTGCTTCTTCCAGCTGCGCGGTAACTTCTTCTACCTGCTCGGCTAAGACCTCTGCCGCGCGCTCGGCCTCCTGAAACTTGCTGCGCAGGCGCACCACCCTATCTCCTGCCAGCCGCAGGCGGGCGTCGCGCAGATCAGCCTGCACAGTGGCGGCGCGCTGCGCGGCCTCAGCCTGGCGGGCCAAAGGCTTGAGCTGCTTTCCCAACTCATCAGTAAGGTCCTGCAAGCGATCCAAATTGGCCTGCATGCCGGTGAGCTTGCGCTGCGCTTTTTCCTTGCGGCGGCGGTGCTTGAGTACACCCGCGGCTTCTTCGATATACGAGCGCCGATCCTCAGGCCGCGATTCTAGGATCTCAGAAAGCTTGCCTTGGCCAACGATGATGTGCATCTCGCGGCCAATACCGGAATCAGATAGCAGCTCCTGAATATCCATCAGGCGCGCTTTGGAGCCATTGATTTCGTATTCGCTGGCGCCATCGCGGAACATGCGGCGGGTGACCGACACTTCCGAGTATTCGATTGGCAGCGCACCGTCCGCATTATCGATAGTGAGGGTGACCTCGGCGCGCCCCAAAGCCTTGCGGTCGCCGGCGCCGGCGAAG
The nucleotide sequence above comes from Corynebacterium tuberculostearicum. Encoded proteins:
- the smc gene encoding chromosome segregation protein SMC codes for the protein MHLKSLTLKGFKSFASATSLKFEPGICAVVGPNGSGKSNVVDALAWVMGEGSAKTLRGGKMQDVIFAGAGDRKALGRAEVTLTIDNADGALPIEYSEVSVTRRMFRDGASEYEINGSKARLMDIQELLSDSGIGREMHIIVGQGKLSEILESRPEDRRSYIEEAAGVLKHRRRKEKAQRKLTGMQANLDRLQDLTDELGKQLKPLARQAEAAQRAATVQADLRDARLRLAGDRVVRLRSKFQEAERAAEVLAEQVEEVTAQLEEATGSQLEVEAQLEEVNPQAEAAQKLWFDLSTLSERISATQRIAEERAANAGAQVAYSGQDPDDLEARAARADEEHAELLAAAEEAAERLEAIREEVAERREAFEAAEREHMAQLRAIADRREGVVRLIAAEEKAAGQVTSAEEELARQEETLTSTKQRTQAAQAEADEVADKLQSLAGEREPLEEAHVRAASESGAADKRLEQLRDEQRERERAVYTLRSRIDTLAQTAPEKIEVGEHFQPLAEFITTKYETAVAAALGAFAEAQAGEISAQLIADLEKGTRSALIDVSVAAPSSSWRVDATLPAGTSWLLDHIAVVPEVSAALHRLLADVVLVSDVAEAKKLVAEDPRLRAVTESGVVLGEGWVEVGTGASSTVEVSARIAEAEEQLESATQELEELSGTLEGAKIAAEDARVTAASAKAALREHDTEVDAWKRDHQRLLKQYEANKNEHEKAAARATEIEVKLTEARTQLADARDRLARVDADEQPDEPSSAERDEASAALEQVKSMEMEAQVAARSAQDHVGQVAGKGEALRRQAQHERQAKARHEQAMARRKAQGELAGAVAKHSRDLAARAAQLLERATSERDDYFAQRTSLNSQLQQVKQHVSAARQQLDRLSNRAHDSEIARSQAQVRVDEAEAKIVEQLGIAISDLLQDYTPGEDFDRGAENARLKQAEKDLNSLGKVNPLALEEYKALEERYSFLSTQLEDVIQARKDLAGVIEDVDAQILQLFTDAWHDVEAEFPKVFQTLFPGGEGRLILTEPEDMLTTGIEVEARPPGKKVKRLSLLSGGEKSLTALAMLVAIFRARPSPFYVMDEVEAALDDVNLRRLIALFEELRKDSQLIVITHQKPTMDVANVLYGVTMRGDGVTRVISQRMNPAGSAPGTEQASEDATRLGVDAPRGDEAGK
- the ftsY gene encoding signal recognition particle-docking protein FtsY, with the translated sequence MNSLWLWIGIAIVVIVLIILFVVIGKKRGDAKKVSFDKPAEEEPKQLTQEQKSGNYQAKSGFKFAPAGGAKEAQKAPVQADKPGANKPAPEKHAQSQQAAKAEPNATAIANEQLSGKTSQSKEKSQAQAKPQADKPQSAQPTTDAAANKPVADKPMADKSVAEEPETKPAPQQGKPAKTDKPAEPTKQAQAQAPAEEKKQAAESSADKTDKPQSKGTGAAAAATTAGAAGVAGAAAGASESEESHADRAPEAAGQPEAAPKPEEPAAAEKAKEPEDVVPVENAEVEEESPVFDEVVEDNDAEDIEERVDDREEAEEAAAAAEAQTGAAEAAKEQTEVPTGEPAPAPAPQDDIAPAGGRLGRLRGRLSRSQNAIGQGLMGILSAGDLDEEAWEEVEDTLIMADLGTKSTMKVTDSLREKIAERGVSSEDEARAMLRECLIEAGHPEMDRSIKAMPNEGKPAIVMVVGVNGTGKTTTTGKLARVLVAMGHKVLLGAADTFRAAAADQLETWGRRVGADTVRGKEGADPASVAFDAVATGVEQQVDVVLVDTAGRLHTSTDLMDQLGKVKRVVEKKTDVDEVLLVLDATVGQNGLTQARIFREVVDITGVVLTKLDGTAKGGIVFQVQEELGVPVKLVGLGEGADDLAPFEVEGFVDALLGEK